A window from Candidatus Krumholzibacteriota bacterium encodes these proteins:
- a CDS encoding glycosyltransferase family 4 protein → MRILMAQKFHFYRGGDSTYMFNLTKLHRDRGHKVAHFSMSHPENIESEYSGYFASEIDFPQLLEDFSPRSAAKVITKSIYNREAARNITELIESFKPDIAHFHNIHDHLSTSIVKPFYSRGIPIVWTLHDYRLICPNSTFLSKGEICERCLPGRFYNVLLRRCKKGSLPASLVAMLSAYFGRLTRVKNRVSHFITPSLFLKGKLVSAGFDEGRITAVPNFVDLSSFASDPEEEDYFIYSGRLSFEKGIDILIEAAAKLQSGRLLIVGGGPEEERLKGLAARLGADNVEFTGHKSKDELRHILSRAQFAVLPSRWYENLPFSIIEAFAVGKAVVASDIGGIPEMVKDGVNGYLFPPGDSGILAARLEKLISSPALRRELGQRGREKAEKVYNSKSHYEKITEIYNKVLKDKGIDI, encoded by the coding sequence TTGAGAATTCTTATGGCGCAGAAGTTTCATTTCTACCGAGGCGGCGACTCTACATATATGTTCAACCTGACGAAGCTGCATCGCGACAGGGGACATAAGGTCGCTCATTTTTCCATGAGTCATCCTGAGAATATAGAATCTGAATACTCCGGCTATTTTGCATCCGAGATTGATTTTCCGCAGCTTCTTGAAGATTTTTCTCCCCGTTCTGCCGCCAAGGTGATCACAAAGAGTATATACAACAGGGAAGCAGCCCGGAATATAACAGAGCTCATTGAGAGTTTTAAACCGGACATAGCCCATTTTCATAACATTCACGATCATCTTTCAACATCTATCGTCAAACCCTTTTACAGCAGGGGGATCCCTATCGTATGGACACTTCATGATTACAGGCTGATCTGTCCGAATTCAACGTTCCTCAGCAAAGGCGAAATCTGCGAGCGATGTCTTCCCGGCAGGTTTTATAATGTTCTTCTGCGCCGATGTAAGAAGGGCAGCCTGCCGGCGAGTCTGGTGGCGATGCTGTCTGCCTATTTTGGCCGCCTTACCCGTGTCAAAAACCGCGTAAGTCATTTTATTACGCCGAGCTTGTTTCTAAAGGGGAAGCTGGTAAGCGCCGGTTTCGATGAGGGCAGGATAACGGCTGTTCCGAATTTCGTTGATCTCTCCTCTTTCGCTTCAGACCCCGAAGAGGAAGATTATTTTATTTATTCGGGAAGATTAAGTTTCGAAAAGGGAATAGACATTCTGATAGAGGCGGCGGCGAAGCTTCAGAGCGGCAGGCTGCTGATAGTGGGCGGGGGGCCTGAAGAAGAGAGGCTGAAGGGGTTGGCCGCGCGCCTTGGCGCCGATAATGTTGAATTCACAGGACACAAGTCAAAGGATGAATTAAGGCATATACTCTCACGGGCGCAGTTCGCGGTACTCCCTTCGCGCTGGTATGAGAACCTTCCCTTTTCCATAATAGAGGCCTTCGCGGTGGGCAAGGCCGTAGTCGCATCTGATATCGGCGGAATTCCCGAAATGGTCAAAGACGGTGTAAACGGATATCTTTTTCCCCCCGGAGACTCCGGCATCCTGGCCGCCAGGTTGGAAAAGCTCATCTCCAGCCCGGCCCTGAGGCGCGAACTCGGACAGCGCGGAAGAGAAAAGGCGGAGAAGGTTTATAACTCAAAGTCGCACTATGAAAAGATAACGGAGATTTATAATAAGGTGCTTAAGGACAAGGGGATTGATATATAA
- a CDS encoding tetratricopeptide repeat protein yields MRRFIWSCAAICALFVLVAATAPRSQTQQVPKLTERGLSKASYVALAKKWQEHIDRYGETAEALVNLGMAYHYSGEIEAAVRAAERAVELEPENPKALAFAGKILGVEGERTDEAEKLLVKCREIAPDYEDALTSLVSIYLRRGELKRADEIFKTIFDRRMIRRPLQDYAYNMLVGLPRGAVLITNGDNDTFPPIALQAGMGFRDDVVVINRHLLEIEPFAEALFERNPAIRPDRVPDEGDGKIRARKLLEQIVEEEKAPVYFAVSVPLGQLGFELEHEIEGINMRAAGEGLGAAEAADLILERYRLDSATDWNFAWDLYPSIAQLFRNCVVAMIKHSQLDGVEAETRDRLLERALQIAEFHDMTGEIGYIGKLLK; encoded by the coding sequence ATGAGACGATTCATATGGAGTTGTGCGGCGATATGCGCGCTATTCGTGCTTGTCGCAGCAACGGCGCCGCGATCCCAGACGCAGCAGGTGCCGAAGCTCACCGAGCGGGGACTCAGCAAGGCTTCCTATGTCGCTCTCGCCAAAAAATGGCAAGAGCATATTGACAGGTACGGGGAGACCGCTGAGGCGCTGGTCAATCTCGGAATGGCCTACCATTACAGCGGAGAGATAGAGGCGGCCGTGCGGGCGGCGGAACGGGCGGTCGAGCTGGAGCCTGAGAATCCGAAGGCGCTCGCTTTCGCCGGGAAGATTCTGGGGGTAGAGGGGGAGCGAACGGATGAGGCGGAGAAGCTTCTCGTAAAATGCAGGGAAATCGCCCCCGATTACGAGGACGCGTTGACTTCATTGGTATCGATTTACCTGCGGAGGGGGGAGCTAAAGCGGGCGGACGAAATATTCAAGACGATCTTCGATAGAAGAATGATACGCCGGCCGCTTCAGGATTATGCCTATAACATGCTGGTGGGGTTGCCGCGAGGGGCCGTTCTGATCACCAACGGGGATAATGACACCTTTCCGCCTATAGCTCTTCAGGCGGGAATGGGGTTCAGAGACGACGTCGTGGTCATCAACCGCCACCTCTTGGAAATAGAGCCGTTCGCCGAGGCGTTGTTCGAACGCAATCCGGCGATACGACCCGACCGCGTGCCGGACGAGGGGGACGGAAAAATCCGCGCCCGGAAGTTACTCGAGCAGATCGTAGAAGAGGAGAAGGCGCCGGTCTATTTTGCGGTTTCGGTTCCGCTCGGTCAACTCGGATTCGAGCTCGAACATGAGATAGAAGGGATCAATATGCGGGCTGCCGGAGAGGGGCTGGGCGCGGCTGAGGCGGCGGATCTGATTCTCGAACGGTACCGGCTGGATTCCGCGACCGATTGGAACTTCGCGTGGGATCTTTATCCAAGCATAGCGCAGCTTTTCCGGAACTGCGTTGTTGCCATGATTAAGCATTCACAGCTCGACGGGGTGGAGGCGGAGACGAGAGACCGTCTTCTCGAGCGCGCCCTTCAAATCGCGGAGTTTCACGATATGACTGGAGAAATCGGCTACATAGGAAAGCTTTTGAAATAG
- a CDS encoding RNA polymerase sigma factor, whose protein sequence is MSDAGLVILARKGDAGAFEKLYDRHAEGVARALASYAGPDREAVCDLTQEVFCRVIASLSSYRPLRPFAHWLYTIALNVGRNYVRARSREIPVDPGDLEGAAATANPPCDFSREALAVRLVRLVSHLPEHMREVVSLRIGGGLPYGEIAEMLGIPEGTARSRMHYAVKVLREKVGARRASR, encoded by the coding sequence ATGAGCGATGCCGGCCTGGTCATCCTGGCGAGAAAGGGAGACGCCGGCGCGTTCGAGAAGCTCTACGACCGCCACGCGGAGGGGGTTGCTCGCGCTCTCGCCTCCTACGCGGGACCGGACCGGGAAGCGGTTTGTGATCTGACGCAGGAGGTTTTCTGCCGGGTCATAGCTTCCCTTTCATCCTACAGGCCTCTGCGGCCGTTTGCCCACTGGCTCTATACTATCGCGCTTAACGTCGGGCGTAATTACGTTCGCGCACGTTCAAGAGAGATCCCTGTCGATCCCGGCGATCTCGAGGGCGCGGCCGCCACGGCGAACCCGCCTTGCGATTTCTCCAGGGAGGCGCTCGCTGTAAGGCTGGTGAGGCTAGTCTCTCACCTCCCCGAGCATATGCGCGAGGTGGTATCTCTCAGGATCGGCGGCGGACTTCCGTACGGTGAGATAGCGGAGATGCTCGGTATACCGGAGGGTACGGCGAGAAGCCGCATGCACTACGCGGTGAAGGTGCTGCGTGAGAAGGTGGGGGCACGGAGAGCGAGCCGTTAG
- a CDS encoding YbjQ family protein, which yields MKVLRQIGSLIFVVGLFVVIFVGVPWYVLIAEDPAVPLWLQIAIFGLLGGILVVLVTLAFEKRTRRAFAEEPVSPEPDREVLLINTDTPPGREITEVLGIVQGHTVFAIWLGRDLSALVRLILGGELTEYTEMMGKARKSATSRMKVKAAGMGADAVINVRYMTTSVVGSAAELLVYGTAVKLS from the coding sequence ATGAAAGTACTTAGGCAGATCGGCTCGTTGATATTCGTAGTTGGTTTGTTCGTTGTTATATTTGTCGGCGTACCCTGGTATGTGCTTATCGCGGAAGATCCAGCTGTGCCGCTGTGGCTGCAAATTGCGATTTTCGGTCTTCTGGGAGGCATTCTTGTTGTTCTTGTGACATTGGCTTTCGAAAAGAGGACACGGAGGGCATTCGCGGAAGAACCGGTATCTCCTGAGCCCGACCGCGAGGTACTGCTGATAAACACTGATACACCCCCCGGCCGTGAGATCACAGAGGTTTTGGGTATTGTCCAGGGCCACACGGTATTTGCTATCTGGCTGGGCAGAGATTTGTCCGCCTTGGTCAGACTCATTCTTGGTGGAGAATTGACCGAATACACAGAGATGATGGGGAAGGCGCGAAAATCCGCTACCAGCCGGATGAAGGTGAAGGCTGCCGGAATGGGGGCGGATGCCGTAATCAACGTTCGCTATATGACCACGAGTGTTGTAGGAAGCGCTGCCGAGCTCTTGGTGTACGGAACAGCTGTCAAGCTCAGTTAA
- a CDS encoding DUF6544 family protein, with product MKITKWVLISGGVIVFGAAVAVFIGRKLESSKVKQIEADLLKSAPESTGRAVDLDSFAKLPPPVERYFKYVLTAGQKFIRKAACRQYGTLRTSIKTESWSSYGADS from the coding sequence GTGAAAATAACTAAATGGGTTTTAATTTCCGGCGGAGTTATTGTCTTTGGAGCTGCCGTTGCCGTGTTTATCGGGCGGAAGCTCGAATCCTCAAAGGTGAAACAGATAGAAGCAGACCTTCTTAAGAGCGCGCCTGAGTCAACCGGCAGGGCAGTCGATTTAGATTCCTTTGCCAAGCTTCCGCCTCCCGTGGAGCGTTATTTCAAATACGTATTGACCGCCGGGCAGAAGTTCATTCGCAAGGCGGCCTGCCGCCAATACGGAACATTACGAACGAGTATCAAGACAGAAAGCTGGTCTTCATATGGAGCTGATTCTTAA
- a CDS encoding asparagine synthase-related protein: protein MTNNDQPTICAVSLDSSGDIKKIIKAMAGGSPVSATGEELRFIDPSRRFGIASTKSENNNGFFRYSSTELAVAFTGRITNHTKLASESLKEGGNPNPGFAELAARLYLRYGFDFIDRLQGHFSIIIWDGKQEQLLAFRDQAGFLPLFYALSDGRIRAVASSIKPLVYSGIVPTSYDRRAINYFICDKAFTDEDTPFEAIRALGAGEALIIKKAEWRKKRYYHIPISKKPMSEREAVDRADKLLASLLEEYTRNFDRIGLLLSGGVDSMLLLSALKKVTDKPLLTYSISVKTGATDNEYVEKASRYFGTRHTDIYLDESTFHSHLTDLIKSYPTPAAGAWHIYLGTLAAGRDGVRGVLAGFGGELVFGIPPAYRYFEKLHNLFGSLDPRKPFHENLLKLQGKVGSLLSGVIPQAGLLSGYSDLRRGIWSWLGSRLQEPRVHRLFLSSEEKFPPVRDKYLRDYAESNADNLTDTLLYSRLKNFEGNKVLGKCNGIARINKVELLMPFMDRRMVEFGFSIPHRLKRTGGRYRHLEHKLAERYHDFERDKSAFIVPFSDWLRSDPPQEAETAFEPERIRKKGIFNDRKLRGLWEEFLQGDPSITWADIFVFISLDIWLEEVMKG, encoded by the coding sequence ATGACGAATAATGACCAACCCACGATATGCGCTGTTTCCCTTGATTCTTCCGGAGATATAAAGAAGATTATTAAAGCTATGGCCGGGGGTTCCCCGGTGTCCGCGACGGGGGAAGAACTCCGTTTCATAGACCCTTCCCGCCGGTTTGGCATAGCCTCTACGAAAAGTGAAAACAATAACGGCTTCTTCCGCTATTCCAGCACGGAGCTGGCCGTAGCCTTTACCGGCAGGATCACAAATCACACGAAGCTCGCCTCCGAGTCCTTAAAAGAGGGCGGGAATCCGAACCCCGGCTTCGCGGAACTGGCAGCCCGGCTTTATCTTCGTTATGGTTTTGATTTCATCGACCGGCTTCAGGGACACTTCAGCATAATAATTTGGGACGGCAAACAAGAACAGCTCCTGGCATTCAGGGATCAGGCCGGATTCCTTCCGCTCTTCTACGCCCTTTCAGACGGGCGGATTCGGGCGGTGGCCTCGAGCATAAAGCCCCTGGTCTATTCTGGAATTGTGCCGACCTCCTACGACCGCCGGGCGATAAACTATTTTATCTGCGACAAGGCCTTTACCGATGAAGACACGCCTTTTGAGGCGATAAGGGCTCTGGGGGCCGGAGAAGCGCTTATCATAAAAAAGGCAGAGTGGAGAAAGAAACGATACTACCACATTCCGATCAGTAAAAAGCCGATGAGTGAAAGAGAGGCGGTAGACAGAGCCGATAAGCTCCTTGCCAGCCTGCTGGAAGAATACACGCGGAACTTTGATCGAATCGGTCTTCTGCTCAGCGGCGGCGTCGATTCCATGCTGCTGTTGAGCGCCCTTAAGAAGGTCACCGACAAACCGCTGCTGACATATTCGATATCAGTCAAAACGGGGGCTACGGACAACGAGTATGTCGAGAAAGCCTCCCGGTATTTCGGAACCCGCCATACTGATATATACCTGGACGAATCAACTTTTCACAGTCACCTGACAGACCTGATCAAATCATATCCTACTCCGGCGGCAGGCGCCTGGCATATCTACCTTGGTACCCTCGCGGCCGGGAGGGACGGAGTGCGGGGAGTTCTGGCCGGTTTCGGAGGAGAACTGGTATTCGGCATTCCGCCGGCGTACAGATATTTCGAAAAGCTTCACAATCTTTTCGGATCTTTAGACCCTCGAAAACCTTTTCATGAAAATCTTCTCAAGCTTCAGGGAAAGGTGGGCAGTCTGCTCAGCGGCGTTATTCCTCAAGCCGGGCTGCTTAGCGGATACTCTGACCTGCGAAGGGGAATTTGGAGCTGGCTGGGATCCAGGTTGCAGGAACCCCGGGTTCACCGCCTCTTCTTGTCCAGCGAGGAAAAATTCCCCCCGGTCAGGGATAAATACCTGCGCGATTACGCCGAGTCTAACGCGGATAATCTGACCGACACCCTCCTCTACTCCCGCCTGAAGAATTTTGAAGGGAACAAGGTGCTTGGTAAATGCAACGGGATCGCGCGTATAAACAAAGTAGAACTTTTGATGCCCTTTATGGACAGAAGAATGGTTGAATTCGGATTCAGTATTCCGCACAGGCTGAAGAGGACCGGTGGTCGATACCGGCATCTGGAACATAAGCTGGCTGAAAGATATCACGATTTCGAAAGGGACAAATCGGCTTTCATTGTGCCGTTCAGCGACTGGCTGCGATCCGACCCGCCGCAGGAGGCTGAAACAGCCTTTGAGCCTGAACGGATCAGGAAAAAGGGTATCTTCAATGACCGGAAGCTTAGAGGCCTCTGGGAGGAGTTTCTTCAAGGCGACCCCAGCATCACCTGGGCAGACATATTCGTTTTTATATCACTGGATATATGGCTCGAAGAGGTCATGAAAGGCTGA